One window of the Eucalyptus grandis isolate ANBG69807.140 chromosome 6, ASM1654582v1, whole genome shotgun sequence genome contains the following:
- the LOC104448163 gene encoding LOW QUALITY PROTEIN: beta-1,2-xylosyltransferase (The sequence of the model RefSeq protein was modified relative to this genomic sequence to represent the inferred CDS: inserted 2 bases in 1 codon) produces MTGRSYNLLKVVVALFFLNTLSLYLYFRPSSPTPQQHDAASSSRIRKDDPAVFFPDLTEQLQQQQQQQQRRRDGGFDSLKRWPILXSYLPWSLNPSVRPHSCEAFFGNGFTRRLDLLSAVDGEGGGGGWFRCFRSETLESSVCEGGQLRMSPERIGMAAGGERVEDVMGRSEEEEMPVFEDGAFQIAEGGGGGELGFRRGKSLVSDEFLDNYVDRGRRHPIRNLIGSIRVVKPGELQCDQWIEEPTLLITRYEYANLFHTVTDWYNAYVSSRVTELPFRPHVIFVDGHCTSPMEETWKALFSSVAYAKSFQGSVCFRHAIMSPLGYENAMFKGLSQPINCEGTSAHDLWRNPDDSKTARLSEFGEMIRSAFGFSVNRHHPEKGVSGHNVLFVRREDYLAHPRHSGKPESRLSNEQEVFDALKSWASSHLKCKVNLVNGLFAHMPMKDQVQAIQDASVIIGAHGAGLTHIVSAMPKTVILEIISSQYRRPHFERISKWKGLKYHAINLAGSRADLPVVINELSSILKSLGC; encoded by the exons ATGACTGGAAGAAGCTACAATCTGCTGAAAGTGGTGGTCgccctcttcttcctcaacaCCCTCTCCCTCTACCTCTACTTCCGCCCTTCTTCCCCGACGCCGCAGCAGCACGACGCCGCTTCTTCGTCGCGGATCCGCAAGGACGATCCCGCCGTCTTCTTCCCCGACCTCACCGAGcagctgcagcagcagcagcagcagcagcagcgccgCCGCGACGGCGGCTTCGATTCTCTGAAGCGATGGCCGATCCT CTCCTACCTCCCCTGGTCCCTGAACCCTAGCGTCCGGCCCCACTCCTGCGAGGCCTTCTTCGGCAACGGCTTCACCCGCCGCCTCGACCTCCTCTCCGCCGTCGACggcgaaggcggcggcggcggatggTTCCGGTGCTTCCGCAGCGAGACGCTCGAGAGCTCCGTCTGCGAGGGAGGGCAGCTGAGGATGTCGCCGGAGAGGATCGGGATGGCGGCGGGAGGGGAGAGGGTGGAGGACGTGATGGGGcggagcgaggaggaggagatgccgGTGTTCGAGGACGGCGCCTTCCAGATCGCCGAGGGAGGGGGCGGCGGGGAGCTGGGGTTTAGGAGAGGGAAGAGTCTCGTGAGCGACGAGTTCTTGGATAATTACGTGGACCGGGGTAGGCGGCATCCGATTCGTAACTTGATCGGGTCGATTCGTGTTGTCAAACCAGGAGAGTTGCAGTGCGATCAG TGGATCGAGGAGCCAACACTTCTAATCACCCGCTATGAATACGCAAACTTATTCCACACGGTTACTGATTGGTACAATGCATACGTTTCCTCTAGGGTCACTGAATTACCGTTCCGACCTCATGTCATTTTTGTAGACGGCCATTGCACG TCACCCATGGAAGAAACATGGAAGGCACTGTTTTCAAGTGTTGCATATGCTAAAAGTTTTCAAGGGTCAGTTTGCTTCCGCCATGCCATTATGTCGCCTTTGGGATATGAGAATGCAATGTTCAAGGGACTCAGTCAGCCTATAAACTGTGAGGGGACATCTGCACATGATTTATGGCGGAACCCCGATGACAGTAAGACTGCTCGTCTTTCTGAGTTTGGAGAAATGATTAGATCAGCTTTCGGTTTCTCAGTGAACAGACATCATCCTGAAAAGGGTGTCTCTGGTCATAATGTGCTGTTTGTTCGTCGTGAAGACTATTTAGCCCACCCTCGACACAGTGGCAAACCTGAGTCTAGGCTTAGCAATGAGCAAGAAGTCTTTGATGCTTTGAAGAGCTGGGCCTCCAGCCATTTAAAATGCAAAGTAAATCTTGTGAATGGTTTATTTGCACACATGCCCATGAAGGACCAAGTGCAAGCCATTCAAGATGCCTCAGTTATTATTGGAGCTCACGGCGCAGGTCTAACTCACATAGTTTCAGCAATGCCGAAAACAGTAATTCTTGAGATTATTAGCAGCCAATATAGGCGTCCTCATTTTGAACGAATTTCAAAGTGGAAGGGCTTAAAGTACCATGCCATCAATCTCGCAGGATCACGTGCCGACCTGCCTGTGGTCATTAATGAGCTTAGTAGCATATTGAAAAGCCTAGGATGCTGA
- the LOC104448164 gene encoding pirin-like protein, producing the protein MTEREVSCEISEPRLVARKFLARPQHEGVGAIVRRSIGRFELRYFDPFLVLDEFSVTAPAGFPDHPHRGFETVTYMLQGSVTHEDFEGHKGTIGPGDLQWMTAGRGIVHSEMPASQGTQKGLQLWVNLSSKHKMTEPKYQEISGKDIAEAAVDGIKVKVIAGEALGAKSPVYTRTPTMYLDFTLKPGAHLQQPIPASWNAFIYILEGEGVFGISKSSPVTAHHLLLLGHGDGVEVWNKSAKPLRFILVGGEPLGEPVAQLGPFVMNTQEEIDRTIYDFENCINGFEKARHWRRSDF; encoded by the exons atgacggAGAGAGAAGTCTCTTGCGAGATCAGCGAGCCGCGGTTGGTGGCCAGGAAGTTCCTGGCCAGGCCTCAACACGAGGGCGTCGGGGCCATCGTCAGGAGAAGCATTGGCCG GTTTGAGCTGAGATATTTCGACCCTTTCCTTGTCTTGGATGAATTTTCAG TGACTGCTCCTGCTGGATTTCCAGACCATCCGCACAGAG GATTCGAGACCGTCACCTACATGTTACAG GGATCCGTGACACATGAAGATTTCGAAGGACACAAAGGGACGATAGGACCCGGTGATCTACAATGGATGACCGCGGGGAGGGGGATTGTCCATTCCGAGATGCCTGCAAGTCAAGGAACTCAAAAAGGGTTACAGCTCTGGGTCAACCTCTCCTCCAAACACAAAAT GACTGAACCGAAGTACCAAGAAATATCAGGCAAAGACattgcagaagctgcagtagaTGGGATCAAAGTGAAAGTCATAGCAGGAGAGGCTTTAGGAGCCAAATCCCCTGTCTACACAAGAACACCCACCATGTACTTGGACTTCACCCTCAAGCCAGGGGCTCACCTGCAGCAGCCGATACCCGCCTCGTGGAACGCCTTCATCTACATCCTCGAGGGCGAGGGGGTCTTCGGGATCTCGAAATCCTCGCCCGTGACCgcccaccacctcctcctcctcggccacGGAGACGGGGTCGAGGTGTGGAACAAATCCGCCAAGCCCTTGAGGTTCATCTTGGTCGGAGGCGAGCCGTTGGGCGAGCCCGTGGCACAGCTCGGGCCGTTCGTGATGAACACTCAAGAAGAGATTGACAGGACGATATATGATTTCGAAAACTGTATCAATGGGTTCGAGAAGGCAAGGCATTGGAGGAGATCGGACTTTTAG
- the LOC104448166 gene encoding pirin-like protein produces MTEREVSCEISEPRLVARKFLARPQHEGVGAIVRRSIGRFELRYFDPFLVLDEFSVTAPAGFPDHPHRGFETVTYMLQGSVTHEDFEGHKGTIGPGDLQWMTAGRGIVHSEMPASQGTQKGLQLWVNLSSKHKMTEPKYQEISGKDIAEAVVDGIKVKVIAGEALGAKSPVYTRTPTMYLDFTLKPGAHLQQPIPTSWNAFIYILEGEGVFGISKSSPVTAHHLLLLGHGDGIEVWNKSAKSLRFILVGGEPLGEPVAQLGPFVMNTQEEIDRTIYDFENCINGFEKARHWRRSDF; encoded by the exons atgacggAGAGAGAAGTTTCTTGCGAGATCAGCGAGCCGCGGTTGGTGGCCAGGAAGTTCCTGGCCAGGCCTCAACACGAGGGCGTCGGGGCCATCGTCAGGAGAAGCATTGGCCG GTTTGAGCTGAGATATTTCGACCCTTTCCTTGTCTTGGATGAATTTTCAG TGACTGCTCCTGCTGGATTTCCAGACCATCCGCACAGAG GATTCGAGACCGTCACCTACATGTTACAG GGATCAGTGACACATGAAGATTTCGAAGGGCACAAAGGGACGATAGGACCCGGTGATCTACAATGGATGACCGCGGGGAGGGGGATTGTCCATTCCGAGATGCCTGCAAGTCAAGGAACTCAAAAAGGGTTACAGCTCTGGGTCAACCTCTCCTCCAAACACAAAAT GACTGAACCAAAGTACCAAGAAATATCAGGCAAAGACATTGCAGAAGCTGTAGTAGATGGGATCAAAGTGAAAGTCATAGCAGGAGAGGCTTTAGGAGCCAAATCCCCTGTCTACACAAGAACACCCACCATGTACTTGGACTTCACCCTCAAACCAGGGGCTCACCTGCAGCAGCCAATACCCACCTCGTGGAACGCCTTCATCTACATCCTCGAGGGCGAGGGGGTCTTCGGGATCTCGAAATCCTCGCCCGTCACTGCCCACCACCTCCTACTCCTCGGCCACGGAGATGGGATCGAGGTGTGGAACAAATCCGCCAAGTCCTTGAGGTTCATCTTGGTCGGAGGCGAGCCGTTGGGCGAGCCCGTGGCGCAGCTCGGGCCGTTCGTGATGAACACTCAAGAAGAGATTGACAGGACGATATATGATTTCGAAAACTGTATTAATGGTTTTGAGAAGGCAAGGCATTGGAGGAGATCGGACTTTTAG
- the LOC104451300 gene encoding uncharacterized protein LOC104451300 → MSAEAKLRVKLKKKLKPAIRNPKKLGEGNVVAVNQSSHKDDKVFKRGKELRRDGKSNSSMVSEIRLATSDRRKKRIYAGRDKDGEETSQDHREPAEMKSSFRKGQKQLERNSVLGKGSKVSHRTMWASGRANDAVSDGQDSSLKFKRKGKKVEVSSTNLKTKMKEAGKKNDAGGTDLSRKHMKGKLEAGKRLSLLQNKCMDPSPPKLVTRRASRKVGNDDNPVVKEDQPKKRKRIRLDPYDTSNKRLDDTILIEENTNESKGPEKNVEMSKNAQFRAIQPSPSILSFVEDNLLGRRRTIELRRAGYNVDLSAPLDNIPVSTSSERERIEENVFRNKLSFFAAANVSSSFPSPELPEIAFAGRSNVGKSSLLNALTRQWGVVRTSDKPGLTQTINFFNLGSKLCLVDLPGYGFAYAKEEVKDAWEELVKEYVSTRIGLNRVCLLIDTKWGMKPRDHELVNLMERSQTKYQIVLTKTDLVFPIDVARRAMQIEESLSSNKSIIQPVMMASAKSGAGIKTLRTVLAKIARFAKA, encoded by the exons ATGTCTGCTGAGGCGAAATTAAGGGTGAAGCTAAAGAAGAAGCTTAAACCTGCCATTCGGAATCCAAAGAAGCTTGGAGAAGGAAATGTTGTTGCTGTGAATCAATCTTCTCACAAGGACGATAAAGTTTTCAAGAGAGGGAAGGAATTGAGGAGGGATGGGAAATCGAATTCGAGCATGGTAAGTGAAATTAGACTTGCAACTTCTGATAGGAGAAAGAAGCGGATTTATGCTGGAAGGGACAAGGATGGGGAGGAAACGTCCCAGGATCATAGAGAGCCAGCAGAGATGAAGTCTTCATTCAGAAAGGGACAGAAGCAGTTGGAACGCAACTCTGTTTTAGGAAAAGGCAGTAAAGTATCACATCGCACCATGTGGGCTTCTGGCAGAGCAAATGATGCGGTTTCCGACGGTCAGGATTCTTCCTTGAAGTTcaagaggaaagggaaaaaagttGAAGTTTCCAGCACAAATCTGAAAACCAAGATGAAGGAGGCGGGGAAGAAGAATGATGCTGGTGGAACTGATTTGTCGAGGAAGCATATGAAGGGCAAATTGGAGGCAGGCAAGCGTTTGAGCCTGCTTCAGAACAAGTGTATGGACCCTTCTCCTCCAAAACTTGTTACGAGAAGGGCATCGAGAAAAGTAGGCAATGATGATAATCCTGTTGTAAAGGAAGACCAGCCCAAGAAGAGGAAGCGTATACGCTTAGATCCATATGACACTTCGAATAAGCGGCTAGATGACACCATACTCATTGAGG AAAATACCAACGAGAGCAAAGGCCCTGAAAAGAATGTTGAGATGTCAAAGAATGCCCAGTTCCGTGCAATACAGCCTAGCCCCTCTATCCTTTCCTTTGTTGAGGATAAT CTGCTTGGGCGTAGACGAACAATTGAGCTTCGGAGGGCTGGCTACAACGTGGATCTTTCTGCCCCTTTGGACAACATACCCGTCTCAACGAGTTCTGAAAGAGAGAGGATTGAAGAAAAT GTGTTCAGGAACAAATTAAGCTTTTTTGCTGCTGCAAATgtctcatcatcatttccaaGCCCAGAGCTTCCAGAGATTGCATTTGCAG GAAGGTCAAATGTTGGAAAATCATCACTATTAAATGCACTCACCAGACAATGGGGTGTTGTTAGGACGTCAGATAAGCCTGGACTTACTCAg ACGATTAATTTCTTCAACCTAGGATCCAAGCTCTGCTTGGTAGATTTGCCTGGATATGGCTTTGCTTATGCAAAAGAAGAAGTCAAAGATGCTTGGGAGGAGCTT GTAAAGGAATATGTCTCCACAAGAATCGGCTTGAACCGAGTTTGCTTACTTATTGATACAAAATGGGGTATGAAACCGAGGGATCATGAGCTCGTTAATTTGATGGAAAG ATCTCAAACTAAATATCAGATTGTTCTAACCAAGACAGATCTGGTGTTTCCAATTGATGTGGCACGCCGTGCCATGCAAATTGAAGAG AGTCTGAGCTCAAACAAGTCCATCATTCAACCTGTG ATGATGGCGAGCGCAAAGTCTGGAGCTGGTATAAAAACCCTAAGAACTGTGCTTGCCAAGATTGCTCGATTTGCCAAAGCATAG
- the LOC104451301 gene encoding exopolygalacturonase, whose protein sequence is MSLLMLMLLSALAKNQAQAHAVFNIKDFGAVGDGKTDNKKALYDVWNGACRSKGTNVIVIPSGTYLLGPVVLTGPCNGAIAFLIKGALRASNSPQLGIDHWITFRFIDRLTITGGVLDGQGAASWPYNDCSKNPNCKALPVTMRFDFVTNAWIHDVTSLNSKNFHFNLFSCRDVTFEHVTITAPKDSPNTDGIHMAFSSNITIRDSAIGTGDDCISLGPGSENIKMTGIACGPGHGVSIGSLGGSPNEPPVTNVFLGSSTFTGTMNALRIKTKAPSYQGVVTDITFQDIFVKDAGNPIIIDQQYCPSKTCSPQVSLLFSNMHDILHLLEDHLHAIHQTGE, encoded by the exons ATGAGCTTGCTGATGCTCATGCTTTTGTCGGCACTCGCTAAGAATCAAGCGCAAGCACACGCTGTCTTCAATATCAAAGATTTTGGAGCAGTTGGTGATGGAAAGACTGACAATAAAAAA GCTTTATATGATGTCTGGAATGGAGCTTGCCGCTCCAAAGGGACCAATGTCATCGTAATCCCAAGCGGAACTTACCTGTTGGGTCCAGTGGTGCTCACGGGTCCCTGCAATGGCGCGATAGCATTTCTGATCAAAGGGGCTCTGAGAGCTTCTAATAGCCCTCAACTCGGTATCGACCATTGGATTACATTCAGGTTCATTGATAGGCTGACGATTACCGGAGGAGTGCTTGATGGCCAAGGAGCTGCTTCTTGGCCGTATAATGACTGCAGCAAAAACCCCAATTGCAAGGCACTCCCAGTG ACGATGAGATTTGATTTCGTAACGAACGCGTGGATTCACGACGTGACATCGCTCAACAGCAAGAACTTCCACTTCAATCTTTTCTCCTGCAGAGACGTGACCTTTGAGCACGTTACCATAACAGCTCCTAAGGACAGCCCAAATACTGATGGAATCCACATGGCTTTCTCCAGCAACATTACCATCAGAGATTCGGCCATAGGCACCGGAGACGACTGCATATCTCTAGGGCCTGGAAgcgaaaacataaaaatgacaGGGATTGCTTGTGGGCCTGGGCACGGGGTAAGCATTGGGAGCCTCGGAGGTTCGCCAAATGAACCCCCGGTAACTAATGTGTTCTTAGGGAGCAGCACCTTCACCGGAACTATGAATGCCTTGCGGATCAAAACGAAGGCTCCCTCATACCAAGGCGTTGTTACAGACATCACCTTTCAAGACATCTTCGTCAAAGATGCTGGCAATCCTATCATCATTGATCAGCAGTACTGCCCTTCAAAAACATGTAGCCCCCAGGTATCCCTTCTCTTTAGCAACATGCACGACATTTTGCACCTACTAGAAGATCACCTTCATGCGATACACCAAACGGGAGAATAG
- the LOC104451303 gene encoding exopolygalacturonase: MEWRLTFPTASLLMLMLMSSLAKNQAQARNVFNIKDFGAVDDGNTDGSKALSDAWSKACNSRGTAVVLIPSGTYLLGPVRLAGPCNGAIEFQIKGDLKAFNSPQLGIDHWITFRYIEDLTITGGGVLDGQGAAAWPSNDCKKNPNCQALPVTMRLDFVSNARIHDVTSLNSKNFHFNIFSCKNITFERVTIKAPDESPNTDGIHMALSSNVFIRDSDIGTGDDCISLGPGSKNINMTDITCGPGHGISIGSLGGTPNEPAVAKVFLGSSTFTGTTNALRIKTRAPSFQGAVKDITFQDINVKNADNPIIIEQQYCPSKTCSSQSSQVKISNVKFSNIRGTSSSSVAININCSPAVPCTGIELRDIDLKYDGSDGNNEKASSVCENAQVRLVGPCNGPIEFQIKGALRASNSPQLGIDHWITFRFIDRLRITGGVLDGQGAASWPYNDCRKNPNCKSLSVTMRLDFVTKAWIRHVTSLNSKNFHFNLFSCKDITFDHVTITAPEDSPNTDGIHMARSSNVFVRDSVISTGDDCISLGPGSKNIKVTGIACGPGHGISVGSLGGTPNEPPVTTVFVRNCTFTDTQNGMRIKTRAPSYQGVVQDITFQDIIVKNAGNPIIIDQQYCPSKKCRNQVSVLFGNMHRISHLLEDQLGAIDKEENRRKRFMEVFT, from the exons GCTTTATCCGATGCGTGGAGTAAAGCTTGTAACTCGCGAGGGACCGCTGTCGTTTTAATCCCAAGCGGCACTTATCTGCTGGGTCCAGTGCGGCTCGCGGGTCCTTGCAATGGCGCAATAGAATTTCAAATCAAAGGGGATCTGAAGGCTTTTAATAGCCCTCAACTCGGTATCGATCATTGGATTACATTCAGGTACATTGAGGATCTGACGATTACCGGAGGAGGAGTGCTTGATGGCCAAGGAGCTGCTGCATGGCCGTCTAACGACTGCAAGAAAAACCCCAATTGCCAGGCACTTCCAGTG ACCATGAGACTTGATTTCGTGTCGAACGCACGGATTCACGATGTGACATCTCTCAACAGCAAGAACTTCCActtcaatattttctcctgcAAAAACATCACCTTTGAGCGCGTTACCATAAAAGCTCCGGACGAAAGCCCGAATACTGATGGAATCCACATGGCTCTCTCCAGCAACGTTTTCATCAGAGATTCGGACATAGGCACCGGAGACGACTGCATATCTCTAGGGCCTGGAAGCAAAAACATAAACATGACAGACATTACTTGCGGGCCTGGGCACGGTATAAGTATCGGGAGCCTTGGAGGTACGCCAAATGAACCGGCCGTGGCTAAGGTGTTCTTAGGGAGCAGCACCTTCACAGGCACTACGAATGCCTTGCGGATCAAAACGAGGGCTCCCTCATTCCAAGGCGCTGTTAAAGACATCACCTTTCAAGACATTAACGTCAAAAATGCTGACAATCCTATAATCATTGAACAGCAATACTGCCCATCAAAAACATGTAGCTCCCAG TCCTCACAAGTAAAGATCAGCAACGTTAAGTTCAGCAACATCAGAGGCACTTCAAGTTCGTCAGTTGCAATTAATATTAATTGCAGCCCAGCTGTTCCATGCACAGGCATCGAACTTAGAGACATTGACTTAAAGTATGATGGAAGTGATGGAAATAATGAAAAAGCATCATCAGTTTGTGAAAATGCGCAAG TGCGGCTCGTGGGTCCCTGCAATGGCCCGATAGAATTTCAGATCAAAGGGGCTCTGAGAGCTTCTAATAGCCCTCAACTCGGTATCGACCATTGGATTACATTCAGGTTCATTGATAGGCTGAGGATTACCGGAGGAGTGCTTGATGGCCAAGGAGCTGCTTCTTGGCCGTATAATGACTGCCGCAAAAACCCCAATTGCAAGTCTCTCTCAGTG ACAATGAGGCTTGATTTCGTGACGAAAGCATGGATTCGCCATGTGACATCTCTCAACAGCAAGAACTTCCACTTCAATCTTTTCTCCTGCAAAGACATCACCTTTGATCATGTCACAATTACAGCTCCTGAGGACAGTCCGAATACCGATGGAATCCACATGGCTCGCTCCAGCAACGTTTTCGTCAGGGACTCGGTCATATCTACCGGAGATGACTGCATATCTCTTGGGCCTGGCAGCAAAAACATAAAAGTGACGGGCATTGCTTGCGGGCCCGGGCATGGAATCAGTGTCGGGAGCCTCGGGGGTACGCCAAATGAACCGCCTGTAACTACGGTTTTTGTTAGGAACTGCACCTTCACGGACACACAGAATGGCATGAGGATCAAAACGCGGGCTCCCTCATACCAAGGCGTTGTTCAAGACATCACCTTTCAAGACATCATCGTCAAAAATGCTGGCAATCCTATAATCATTGATCAGCAGTACTGCCCATCAAAAAAATGTCGAAACCAGGTATCCGTTCTCTTTGGCAACATGCACCGCATTTCGCACCTACTAGAAGATCAACTTGGTGCAATCGACAAAGAGGAGAATAGAAGGAAAAGATTCATGGAAGTATTTACATGA